A region of Granulicella aggregans DNA encodes the following proteins:
- a CDS encoding PIG-L family deacetylase: MTLRALAATVTLFASALAATAQQPLPQFTDPANLRGERVKPRDGRELPIDQGARGLEQMLRKLNTRASLMLIVAHPDDEDGGMLTYYSRGLGARVAMLTLTRGEGGQNAMTGDFEDALGLLRTQELLSADRYMGVDQFFGTEVDFGFSKTKEEAFKKWTHERVLYDAVRAIRLYRPLVIAAVFIGGVTDGHGQHQVSGQIAQEAFKAAADPTVFPDMIAEGILPWQALKVYARVPMQSISDKGLFDYATGKYTAPRFENYVTGEVTTTTPTADVIVHEGTPDKLLSDDPAAPPRTYVQFARIGLGMQKSQIGGGIRVPPAGAFDVSYHRYGSKLAKQPQHETSFFDGIDTSIGGIGRSIPGAPKFELEQLESLEAEMKQLSDRNASEKQRPRLPELLAGALKRTDLILSTLESSQLTGQEKADALHELRIKRVQLNDALALALGAQVDAEADGADVLQNGLGLVHVQVSESADLRLKFPVRLSAFGTKAFTELRREFGPDDPQRSIEAKVDLHFRPDMTSVITKPYFFRDNIEEASYQMHDAALRNAPSTPPAFVAKAHYTYNGVDFEIDRIVHNGLQPVSIVPHGSLSLSTHAQVLSNSATSTTIRAFLTPATTPAIAPTLALPTGWRSTAASANAATADETRFTITPPPTARRATLIKASAALPDGTISVGYRPIGYGDLPRTNYYTPATVRIVPVDLNLPSNKKIAYLPGTGDAVPEALASINLKPEILTVADLTPAKLAQYDTVILGVRTYAAHPDLHGAPTQALLGYARNGGNVLVQYQTTEFTAEDAPYPLSLGSNERVVDETDPVQLLDASAPFLTTPNKITPTDFNNWVEERGHGFLGSWDSHYTALTETHDPEEDPQRGGLITTNLGKGRWTYCAFALYRQLPEAVPGAFRLFVNLITPATAKN, encoded by the coding sequence ATGACCCTCCGCGCCCTTGCAGCGACTGTCACCTTGTTTGCATCCGCCCTTGCGGCTACCGCTCAGCAGCCCCTGCCGCAGTTCACCGACCCCGCCAACCTGCGCGGCGAGCGCGTGAAGCCCCGCGACGGACGCGAGTTGCCCATCGACCAGGGCGCACGCGGCCTCGAGCAGATGCTGCGTAAGCTCAACACCCGCGCCTCGCTTATGCTCATCGTCGCCCACCCCGACGACGAAGACGGTGGCATGCTCACCTACTACTCCCGCGGGCTCGGCGCACGCGTCGCCATGCTCACCCTCACCCGCGGCGAGGGCGGCCAGAACGCTATGACCGGCGACTTCGAAGACGCCCTGGGCCTGCTCAGAACCCAGGAACTTCTCTCCGCCGACCGCTATATGGGCGTCGATCAGTTCTTCGGCACCGAAGTAGACTTCGGCTTCTCGAAGACCAAAGAAGAGGCCTTCAAGAAGTGGACCCACGAGCGCGTGCTCTACGACGCCGTCCGCGCCATCCGCCTCTATCGCCCGCTAGTTATCGCAGCCGTCTTCATCGGCGGCGTCACCGACGGCCACGGCCAGCACCAGGTCTCCGGCCAGATCGCGCAGGAGGCCTTCAAGGCTGCCGCCGACCCCACCGTCTTCCCCGACATGATCGCCGAAGGCATCCTCCCCTGGCAGGCGCTAAAGGTCTATGCCCGCGTCCCTATGCAGTCGATCTCCGACAAGGGCTTGTTCGACTACGCCACCGGCAAGTACACCGCGCCGCGGTTCGAGAACTACGTCACCGGCGAGGTCACCACCACCACGCCGACGGCAGACGTCATCGTCCACGAAGGAACGCCCGACAAGCTCCTCTCCGACGATCCTGCCGCGCCTCCGAGAACATACGTTCAGTTCGCAAGGATCGGCCTGGGGATGCAGAAGTCCCAGATTGGCGGCGGCATCCGCGTGCCCCCAGCGGGTGCCTTCGACGTGAGCTACCACCGATATGGATCGAAGCTCGCGAAGCAGCCGCAACACGAAACGAGCTTCTTCGACGGGATCGACACCAGCATCGGAGGCATCGGACGATCCATACCAGGCGCGCCAAAGTTTGAGCTCGAACAACTGGAAAGCCTAGAAGCTGAGATGAAACAGCTTTCTGACCGGAACGCCAGCGAAAAGCAGCGCCCGCGACTGCCCGAACTTCTTGCCGGCGCCTTGAAACGAACTGACCTTATCCTCTCAACGCTTGAGTCATCACAGCTCACGGGGCAGGAGAAAGCCGACGCCCTTCACGAACTCCGCATCAAGCGCGTTCAACTGAATGACGCTCTTGCGCTTGCTCTGGGGGCACAAGTCGATGCCGAGGCAGATGGCGCGGATGTTTTGCAAAATGGCTTAGGGCTTGTTCATGTCCAGGTCTCAGAGTCCGCAGATCTTCGACTCAAGTTTCCGGTGAGGCTAAGTGCTTTTGGGACTAAAGCATTCACAGAGTTGCGTCGGGAATTTGGCCCCGACGATCCGCAAAGGTCTATTGAAGCCAAAGTCGATCTGCACTTTCGCCCAGATATGACCTCAGTCATCACAAAACCATATTTCTTCCGTGACAACATCGAGGAGGCTTCCTACCAGATGCATGACGCGGCACTGCGCAATGCTCCGTCAACTCCGCCGGCGTTCGTGGCCAAGGCGCATTACACCTACAACGGCGTGGACTTTGAGATTGACCGCATCGTCCACAATGGCCTCCAGCCAGTAAGCATCGTCCCACATGGAAGTCTCAGCCTCTCCACTCATGCGCAGGTCCTCTCAAACAGCGCTACGTCAACGACCATCCGCGCCTTCCTCACTCCCGCAACAACCCCAGCGATAGCGCCAACGCTTGCGCTTCCAACTGGCTGGAGATCAACTGCAGCCTCGGCCAATGCCGCGACTGCAGATGAGACGCGCTTCACCATTACGCCCCCGCCCACAGCCCGCAGAGCTACCCTCATCAAAGCCAGCGCTGCACTCCCGGACGGAACGATCTCCGTCGGCTACCGGCCCATCGGCTACGGCGATCTCCCCCGGACCAACTACTACACGCCCGCCACCGTCCGCATCGTGCCCGTCGATCTGAACCTGCCATCGAATAAAAAGATCGCCTACCTCCCCGGCACGGGCGACGCCGTCCCCGAAGCTCTCGCCTCCATCAACCTCAAGCCCGAGATCCTCACCGTAGCCGACCTCACCCCGGCCAAGCTCGCGCAGTACGACACGGTCATCCTCGGCGTCCGCACCTACGCCGCCCACCCCGACCTCCACGGCGCACCCACGCAGGCGCTGCTCGGCTACGCCCGCAACGGCGGCAACGTCCTCGTGCAATACCAAACCACCGAGTTCACGGCCGAAGACGCTCCTTACCCTCTGTCGCTCGGCAGCAACGAAAGGGTCGTAGACGAGACCGACCCCGTCCAACTCCTCGACGCCAGTGCCCCATTCCTCACCACGCCAAACAAGATCACCCCCACCGACTTCAATAACTGGGTGGAAGAGCGCGGCCACGGCTTCCTTGGTAGCTGGGATTCGCACTACACGGCGTTGACCGAAACCCACGACCCGGAGGAAGACCCGCAACGCGGCGGCCTCATCACAACAAACCTCGGCAAGGGAAGATGGACCTACTGCGCCTTTGCCCTCTATCGCCAGCTCCCCGAAGCCGTCCCCGGAGCCTTCCGCCTCTTCGTGAATCTCATCACTCCCGCGACCGCAAAGAATTAA
- a CDS encoding 2-keto-4-pentenoate hydratase: protein MTTGSLEAKHLEAADLLLNARRTATPIADLPAELQPTSLEEAYAVQDLLAEAYGPIGGWKVGAPTPEATPIFAPMPLAWIAASGSTLSGITSRYRGLEAEIAFQLGEDLPPRATPYTMDEIVAAIASCHPAIEVIESGLADPVAATRMSMLADLQMHGGFLYGPAFADWQAIDFTSETVSLSVDGVVRIERTGSNTSGNLMRLLPFLANEGSARTHGLKRGQWITTGSWTGLVQAMSGSDVNVHFGTAGRVELLFA, encoded by the coding sequence ATGACCACCGGCTCTCTCGAAGCGAAGCACCTCGAAGCGGCAGACCTCCTGCTCAACGCCCGCCGCACCGCTACCCCTATCGCCGACCTCCCGGCCGAGCTTCAGCCCACGTCGCTCGAAGAGGCCTACGCAGTCCAGGACCTCCTCGCCGAAGCCTATGGCCCCATCGGCGGATGGAAGGTTGGCGCGCCCACGCCCGAAGCCACGCCCATCTTCGCCCCCATGCCGCTCGCCTGGATCGCCGCCAGCGGAAGCACGCTCTCCGGCATTACCTCGCGCTATCGCGGGCTCGAGGCAGAGATCGCCTTCCAGCTCGGCGAAGACCTTCCGCCCCGCGCGACCCCGTACACCATGGACGAGATCGTCGCCGCCATCGCCAGTTGCCACCCCGCCATAGAAGTGATCGAGTCGGGCCTCGCCGACCCCGTCGCCGCCACGCGGATGTCGATGCTCGCCGACCTCCAGATGCACGGCGGCTTCCTCTACGGCCCTGCCTTTGCCGACTGGCAAGCCATCGACTTCACCTCCGAGACCGTATCTCTATCCGTCGACGGCGTAGTCCGCATCGAGCGCACCGGCTCCAACACCTCCGGCAATCTCATGCGCCTGCTTCCCTTCCTCGCCAACGAAGGCTCGGCCCGCACCCACGGCCTCAAGCGCGGTCAGTGGATCACCACCGGAAGCTGGACCGGCCTCGTTCAAGCGATGTCCGGGTCGGACGTCAACGTCCACTTCGGCACCGCCGGCCGCGTCGAACTTCTCTTCGCCTAG
- a CDS encoding APC family permease yields the protein MALNMLDMIGVGPFITMPLILAAMGGPQAMLGWVLGALLALCDGLVWAELGAALPEAGGTYHFLRMIYPGRLGRLLAFLFLFQLCFSAPLSMASGAIGLGQYATYLLPALAKGGVTRILHVGAYSAGVSVSWATVVAIAAVVLAVVLLYRNLARIQVISIAMGAVVMATIGWILVTGVLHANWHQAFALPAGAFHLTPAFFMGLGSAMLIATYDYWGYYNVTFLGGEVKDPARTVPRAILISIGLVAAIYLAMNVMVLAVVPWQTMLAQQNLDARRATISLFMEMAYGPIVGPMLGKVAALLIMFTAFAGIFSLLLGYSRIPYAAARDGEFFKPFAKLHPTRGFPYVSLLTLAAAAVVFCFFQLKDVIAALVVLRILLQFLMQHVGVIYLRRTQPELARPFRMWLYPVPAVVAVCGFVYILFSRANFERELLLAGVLVVVGAVLFLARSRRSHQRA from the coding sequence GTGGCATTGAACATGCTGGACATGATCGGCGTTGGCCCATTCATCACCATGCCGCTGATTCTGGCGGCGATGGGCGGCCCACAGGCGATGCTCGGGTGGGTTCTCGGCGCGCTGCTTGCGCTCTGCGATGGGCTGGTGTGGGCGGAGCTTGGTGCAGCGCTGCCGGAAGCTGGCGGGACGTATCACTTTCTCAGGATGATCTATCCCGGAAGGCTGGGGCGGCTTCTCGCGTTTCTGTTTCTATTTCAGCTTTGTTTCTCCGCGCCATTGTCGATGGCCTCGGGAGCGATAGGGCTGGGGCAGTACGCTACGTATCTCTTGCCTGCACTGGCGAAGGGCGGAGTTACGAGGATTCTGCATGTGGGGGCGTATAGCGCGGGCGTCTCCGTGAGCTGGGCGACGGTGGTGGCGATCGCAGCGGTGGTGCTCGCGGTTGTATTGCTCTATCGGAATCTGGCGCGAATACAGGTGATCTCGATCGCTATGGGGGCGGTAGTGATGGCGACGATCGGATGGATCCTGGTGACGGGCGTGCTACATGCGAACTGGCATCAGGCGTTCGCGCTGCCTGCGGGAGCGTTTCATCTGACGCCAGCGTTTTTCATGGGGCTGGGGTCGGCGATGCTGATTGCTACCTACGACTACTGGGGCTACTACAACGTCACGTTTTTGGGCGGAGAGGTGAAGGACCCGGCGCGGACGGTGCCCCGAGCCATCCTCATCTCCATTGGATTGGTGGCCGCGATCTATCTGGCGATGAATGTGATGGTGCTGGCGGTGGTTCCGTGGCAGACGATGCTGGCACAGCAGAATCTGGATGCGCGGCGGGCGACGATCTCGCTGTTCATGGAGATGGCTTATGGGCCAATAGTCGGGCCAATGCTCGGCAAGGTTGCGGCGCTGCTGATCATGTTCACGGCGTTCGCGGGGATCTTTTCGCTGCTGCTAGGATATTCGCGGATACCGTATGCGGCGGCTCGGGATGGGGAGTTCTTCAAGCCGTTCGCGAAGCTGCATCCGACGCGCGGGTTTCCTTATGTGTCCTTGCTTACATTGGCTGCAGCGGCAGTCGTCTTCTGCTTCTTTCAGTTGAAGGATGTGATTGCAGCGCTGGTGGTGCTGCGGATTCTGTTGCAGTTCCTCATGCAGCATGTGGGCGTGATCTATCTCCGAAGGACGCAGCCGGAGCTGGCACGTCCCTTCAGGATGTGGCTTTACCCGGTCCCCGCGGTGGTGGCTGTTTGCGGGTTTGTGTACATTCTGTTTTCGCGGGCGAACTTCGAGCGGGAGTTGCTCTTGGCTGGCGTGTTGGTCGTCGTAGGGGCTGTTCTGTTCCTGGCGCGAAGCCGGCGGAGCCATCAGCGAGCGTAG
- the msrP gene encoding protein-methionine-sulfoxide reductase catalytic subunit MsrP, with the protein MLFRKEPDIRSSEITPEGAFKKHSQDRRQFLASAAALGAGAFAATGFAGMLNPATKVFADTQKLQTVSSQYNVTETQTPEAKATAYNNYYEFGTDKSAPARNAHTLQTRPWTVQVDGMVAKPLTLDVDSIMKYRPLESRVYRHRCVEAWSMVIPWDGYSLSEFIKFCNPLPSAKYVQFITDLNKKQMPDLPFGFSFPYSEGLRLDEAMNPLALLTFGCYGNVLPNQNGAPIRIVTPWKYGFKNGKAIVKFHFTDKQPHTLWNDMAPDEYGFYANVNPTVDHPRWSQAHERRIDSSPFPKTIPTLPFNGYADQVAGIYNGMNLKKFY; encoded by the coding sequence ATGTTATTTCGCAAAGAGCCCGATATTCGTTCGTCCGAGATTACGCCGGAGGGCGCGTTTAAGAAACACTCGCAGGACCGGCGGCAGTTTCTGGCCTCGGCGGCAGCGCTTGGGGCAGGTGCGTTCGCGGCGACGGGGTTCGCCGGGATGTTGAATCCGGCGACGAAGGTCTTCGCCGATACGCAGAAGCTGCAGACGGTTTCGAGTCAGTACAACGTCACCGAGACACAGACTCCCGAGGCGAAGGCCACGGCTTACAACAACTACTACGAGTTCGGAACGGACAAGTCGGCGCCCGCGCGTAACGCGCACACGCTGCAGACGCGGCCATGGACGGTGCAGGTGGACGGCATGGTGGCCAAGCCGCTAACGCTCGATGTGGACAGCATCATGAAGTACCGGCCTCTCGAGAGCCGCGTCTATCGCCACCGCTGCGTCGAGGCGTGGTCGATGGTCATCCCGTGGGACGGATACTCCCTGAGCGAGTTCATCAAGTTCTGCAACCCGCTGCCGAGCGCGAAGTATGTGCAGTTCATCACCGACCTGAACAAGAAGCAGATGCCGGACCTGCCATTCGGCTTCAGCTTTCCGTACTCCGAAGGGCTGCGGCTGGACGAGGCGATGAACCCGCTGGCTCTGCTGACGTTTGGCTGCTATGGAAACGTGCTCCCGAACCAGAATGGAGCCCCGATTCGGATTGTGACTCCATGGAAGTATGGATTCAAGAATGGGAAGGCGATTGTTAAATTTCACTTCACCGACAAGCAGCCGCACACGCTTTGGAACGATATGGCTCCAGACGAGTACGGGTTTTACGCGAATGTGAATCCGACGGTCGATCATCCGCGATGGTCGCAGGCTCACGAGCGGAGGATCGATTCGAGCCCTTTTCCGAAGACGATTCCGACGCTTCCGTTCAATGGATATGCGGATCAGGTCGCAGGTATCTATAACGGCATGAACCTGAAAAAATTTTACTAG